One genomic segment of Helianthus annuus cultivar XRQ/B chromosome 14, HanXRQr2.0-SUNRISE, whole genome shotgun sequence includes these proteins:
- the LOC110908426 gene encoding dnaJ protein ERDJ2A, whose protein sequence is MAASEEENNNTLFPIFIFSLLALPLVPYTIFQLYHLATKKARIAKCQCSVCLQSGKYRKSIFRRISNFSTYNNLTLVMLWVIMVMLAYHIKSSSHAVEVFEPFSILGLEHGATDLEIKKAYRRLSIQYHPDKNPDPEAHNYFVEYISKAYQALTDPISRENFEKYGHPDGRQGLQMGIALPQFLLNIDGTSGAVNLLGIVGICIILPLVMAVMYLSMSSKYTGNYVLKHTLSAYFYLMKPSLAPSKVMDVFIKAAEYMEIPVRRSDGEPLQRLFVLVRSELNLDLKNIKQEQAKFWKQHPALVKTELLVQAQLNRESGCLSPSLQRDFRRILEVAPRLLEELMKMAVLQRPPHGHGWLRPAIGVVELSQSMIQAVPLSARKPAGGSIEGIAPFLQLPHFSESVLKKLARKKVRTFEDFRELNQQERAELLTKVAGFSPAQSQDVETVLEMMPSITFDIICETEGEEAIQEGDIVTMRGWVTLNRNNHLVRALPHCPYYPFHKEENFWLLLADPNANSVWISQKVSFMDESAALIAAPKVIRESKEWAGATPKELNSAVKEAVEKVKSGSRLVIGRFLAPEEGTYNLTLYCLSDSWLGCDTKMSLKIKVLKRTRAGTRGIQVDETEDGVEEEQVEEDEYDDDESEYSDDDDDEEEHVADDDEKED, encoded by the exons ATGGCTGCTTCCGAAGAAGAGAATAATAATACACTTTTCCCAATCTTTATTTTCTCTTTACTGGCTTTGCCTTTAGTACCATACACAATATTCCAGTTATACCATTTAGCTACTAAAAAGGCTAGGATTGCCAAGTGCCAATGTTCCGTCTGCTTGCAGTCTGGAAAGTATCGCAAGTCCATCTTTAGGCGT ATATCAAACTTTTCGACGTATAATAACTTGACTCTTGTGATGCTTTGGGTAATAATGGTGATGTTGGCATATCACATAAAAAGTAGCAGCCATGCGGTAGAAGTTTTTGAACCATTCAGTATTCTTGGATTAGAACACGGGGCTACAGATCTAGAAATCAAGAAGGCGTATAGAAGACTTTCCATCCAGTACCATCCGGATAAGAATCCCGACCCAG AGGCTCACAATTATTTTGTGGAATACATATCCAAGGCTTATCAGGCTCTAACGGATCCCATATCACGTGAGAACTTTGAAAAATATGGCCATCCTGATGGCAGGCAG GGGCTTCAAATGGGCATCGCCCTCCCTCAGTTTTTGTTGAACATTGATGGGACGTCAGGCGCAGTTAATTTACTTGGGATTGTTGGGATTTGCATTATATTGCCCTTGGTCATGGCTGTCATGTACTTATCGATGTCATCCAAATATACTGGAAACTACGTCTTAAAGCATACATTATCCGCATATTTCTACCTTATGAAGCCTTCGTTGGCTCCAAG TAAGGTGATGGATGTTTTCATAAAAGCGGCTGAATATATGGAAATTCCAGTTCGGCGGAGTGATGGAGAACCCCTTCAGAGACTGTTTGTCCTGGTGAGAAGCGAGTTGAACTTGGACTTGAAGAACATTAAGCAAGAACAGGCTAAGTTTTGGAAGCAGCATCCAGCTCTAGTGAAG ACTGAATTGTTAGTTCAAGCGCAACTAAACCGGGAGTCAGGATGTCTATCTCCATCGTTGCAGCGTGATTTCAGACGTATACTTGAGGTTGCTCCCCGCCTTCTTGAAGAATTAATGAAGATGGCAGTTCTACAACGTCCCCCACATGGCCATGGGTGGCTCAGACCTGCAATTGGGGTCGTTGAGCTCTCTCAGAGTATGATACAG GCGGTTCCACTGAGTGCACGAAAACCTGCTGGAGGGTCAATTGAAGGAATTGCCCCTTTCCTGCAACTGCCACATTTCAGTGAGTCTGTTCTTAAAAAGCTTGCGAGAAAG AAAGTTCGTACTTTTGAGGATTTCCGAGAGTTGAACCAACAAGAGCGTGCAGAGTTACTAACAAAGGTTGCAGGGTTCTCTCCAGCCCAATCCCAAGATGTAGAAACGGTTCTAGAAATGATGCCTTCCATCACCTTTGACATCATATGTGAAACGGAAGGTGAAGAAGCAATACAAGAAGGGGACATAGTGACAATGCGTGGTTGGGTGACACTTAACCGTAACAACCACTTGGTTCGAGCCCTTCCTCATTGCCCCTATTACCCTTTCCACAAAGAAGAAAACTTTTGGTTACTACTTGCCGATCCCAACGCCAACAGCGTCTGGATATCACAAAAAGTGAGCTTCATGGATGAATCCGCTGCACTAATCGCTGCTCCAAAGGTGATCCGAGAATCAAAGGAATGGGCAGGGGCTACCCCAAAAGAACTTAACTCGGCTGTTAAAGAAGCAGTCGAAAAAGTGAAAAGTGGATCAAGATTGGTTATAGGGCGGTTTTTGGCTCCCGAAGAGGGTACTTATAATTTGACTTTATACTGTTTGAGTGATTCGTGGCTTGGGTGTGATACGAAAATGAGTTTGAAGATAAAGGTTTTGAAACGGACAAGAGCGGGTACCAGGGGTATTCAGGTAGACGAGACGGAGGATGGGGTTGAAGAGGAACAAGTGGAAGAAGACGAGTACGATGACGATGAAAGCGAatatagtgatgatgatgatgatgaggaagaacaTGTGGCAGATGACGATGAGAAAGAAGATTAG